In Lasioglossum baleicum chromosome 19, iyLasBale1, whole genome shotgun sequence, the following proteins share a genomic window:
- the Cul4 gene encoding cullin 4 isoform X2: protein MCNHKMASTLYTKLTGLTEAHVQANIEQFLAESMDRHIFLKKMNECWQSHCRQMIMIRSIFLYLDRTYVLQNPSILSIWDMGLHLFRVYIVLNNLVQTRTVEGLLMLIEKERQGDTVDRTLLKSLLRMLSDLQIYQDAFATKFLIATERLYAAEGQRLMNEHDVPEYLAHVDKRLQEENERLLHYLDASTKWSLIHTVEKQLLSEHITSILQKGLSGLLDENRISDLSLLYNLYSRVKNGLVELCLSFNSYIKKKGKTIVIDPEKDKTMVQELLDFKDKMDNIVNTCFHKNEKFANSLKEAFEAFINQRANKPAELIAKFVDCKLRAGNKEATEEELERLLDKIMVLFRFIHGKDVFEAFYKKDLAKRLLVGKSASVDAEKSMLSKLKQECGGGFTSKLEGMFKDMELSKDINIAFKQYAGNLQNELSASNLDLTVSILTMGYWPTYPVMEVTLPPEMVQYQDVFNKFYLGKHSGRKLQWQPTLGHCVLKAWFNQGNKEFQVSLFQALVLIMFNDSDNLSLEDIKAATNIEDGELRRTLQSLACGKARVLKKNPRGRDVADNDRFVFNADFTNKLFRIKINQIQMKETNEEQKATEERVYQDRQYQIDAAIVRIMKMRKTLTHNLLISELYNQLKFPVKPADLKKRIESLIDRDYMERDKDNANEYNYVA from the exons ATGTGTAATCACAAAATGGCATCTACGTTATATACCAAACTGACAGGGCTAACCGAGGCTCACGTTCAGGCTAATATAGAACAATTCTTGGCAGAATCCATGGACAGgcatatatttttgaaaaagatGAACGAATGTTGGCAGTCGCATTGTAGACAAATGATTATGATTAGGAGTATTTTTCTATATCTGGATAGAACATATGTATTACAAAATCCAAGTATTTTATCCATTTG GGATATGGGATTACATTTATTTAGAGTATATATCGTTCTAAATAATTTGGTTCAGACACGTACGGTAGAAGGATTACTTATGCTTATAGAGAAAGAACGCCAAGGTGACACAGTAGACAGAACGCTTCTTAAGTCGTTACTACGAATGTTATCAGATCTACAAATTTACCAAGATGCCTTTGCCACCAA ATTCCTGATAGCTACGGAGAGATTATATGCCGCAGAAGGACAAAGACTAATGAACGAACATGATGTCCCAGAGTACTTGGCACACGTAGACAAACGACTTCAGGAGGAAAATGAACGTTTGTTGCATTACCTTGATGCGTCCACAAA GTGGTCGTTAATTCATACCGTAGAAAAACAATTGTTGTCCGAGCATATTACCAGCATTTTACAAAAAGGATTAAGTGGTTTGTTGGATGAAAATAGGATTAGTGATTTATCTttactttataatttatatagtcGAGTTAAGAATGGCCTTGTAGAACTTTGTTTGAGTTTCAATTCTTATATAAAG AAAAAGGGTAAAACCATAGTTATAGATCCAGAAAAAGACAAGACTATGGTTCAAGAGCTTTTGGACTTTAAAGATAAAATGGATAACATAGTCAACACATGTTTTCACAAAAATGAGAAGTTTGCGAATAGTTTAAAGGAAGCTTTCGAAGCCTTCATCAATCAACGAGCAAATAAACCAGCCGAATTAATAG CCAAGTTTGTCGATTGCAAATTACGAGCGGGTAACAAAGAAGCGACCGAGGAAGAACTAGAAAGATTATTAGACAAAATTATGGTACTATTTAGATTTATACATGGAAAAGACGTATTCGAAGCGTTTTATAAGAAAGATTTGGCGAAACGTTTGTTAGTGGGCAAGTCAGCTTCCGTTGACGCTGAGAAGTCCATGCTGTCGAAATTGAAACAAGAGTGCGGAGGTGGTTTCACCAGTAAATTAGAAGGAATGTTTAAAGACATGGAACTCAGTAAAGATATCAACATTGCGTTTAAACAG TACGCAGGAAATTTACAAAACGAGTTGTCTGCGAGTAATTTGGATTTGACCGTGTCAATACTTACGATGGGTTATTGGCCAACTTATCCTGTAATGGAAGTAACGTTACCGCCAGAAATGGTTCAGTATCAAGATGTGTTTAACAAATTTTACTTGGGGAAACATAGCGGTAGAAAATTACAGTGGCAACCTACTCTGGGTCATTGTGTCCTAAAAGCGTGGTTTAATcag GGTAACAAAGAGTTTCAAGTATCGCTGTTTCAAGCATTGGTATTAATCATGTTCAATGATTCCGATAACCTGTCCCTGGAAGACATAAAGGCTGCGACAAATATAGAAGACGGCGAACTTAGAAGAACATTGCAATCTTTAGCTTGTGGAAAGGCTAGAGTGTTAAAAAAGAATCCGAGAGGAAGAGATGTCGCGGATAACGATAGATTTGTATTCAATGCAGATTTCACGAACAAACTGTtcagaattaaaataaatcaaatCCAAATGAAAGAAACG AACGAGGAACAGAAAGCTACGGAAGAACGAGTTTATCAGGATAGACAATATCAAATAGACGCAGCTATTGTTAGAATTATGAAAATGAGGAAAACACTTACACACAACTTGTTAATTAGTGAACTGTACAATCAATTAAAGTTCCCAGTgaag CCTGCTGATTTGAAAAAACGAATCGAATCTCTGATAGATAGGGATTACATGGAGCGGGATAAAGATAATGCGAATGAGTACAATTACGTTGCGTAA
- the LOC143218463 gene encoding uncharacterized protein LOC143218463: MGRKCSISNCRSEFYENGKRVSLFKSPSNIELYKKWEEVIQSSGNTFTKNTYVCEKHFRKENVKKELIVKDKSGNVVLQSPLKKPRLLPTAIPTIFNNYDENKENTYDDSTENLESLLEIKEEPLSGPSPSDLSTTLANDNHHSDSDYTNSLELNAAALNDKSTDQLPILPCDNPIPVNESNCVSVIDEKTENNISSINSSNTCTNYNFIGREFFKIVSNCHYITSWAIHKVEEPRKMLIAAKITPVFTKESMIAPIIEKQVVLEENGKCQTFILNKLLDLGDNHVNSLEEFQLLIRKVDSWHVCVGGPSISQYKNVNSITAYKDITNKWRHNLCKLVLERGIICKECLKVERTLRRQLGVLTKSKCPAKINLTLSLPIRTHIKAMKEEARVTKQALRRSKIRCQALKDEIRNARNEIAKISETGLEESLTKHQEKYGIPHNQELIIKECLRASKYKSPKGNRYNNEWLLLCLLLYKKSPTTYNFLRNNKILPLPAHSTVTKYVHVHD, translated from the exons ATGGGACGTAAATGCAGCATTTCCAATTGTCGGAGTGAATTTTATGAGAATGGTAAACGTGTATCGTTATTTAAATCTCCGAGTAATATTGAGCTTTATAAAAAGTGGGAAGAAGTTATACAAAGTTCAGGTAACACGTTCACTAAGAATACTTACGTTTGTGAAAAACATTTTCGGAAAGAAAATGTCAAAAAAGAATTAATTGTGAAAGACAAATCAGGAAATGTAGTGTTACag AGTCCTCTCAAGAAACCAAGGCTTTTACCCACAGCTATTCCTACTATCTTTAATAACTAtgatgaaaataaagaaaatacttACG aTGACTCAACAGAAAATCTTGAATCTCTGCTTGAAATTAAAGAG GAACCACTAAGTGGCCCATCACCTAGTGATTTATCTACAACACTCGCCAATGACAATCATCACAGTGACAGTGATTATACAAATTCACTAGAATTGAATGCTGCAGCATTGAACGATAAATCGACTGATCAATTACCAATTTTACCATGTGACAATCCAATACCAGTAAATGAATCCAATTGTGTTTCGGTCATTGATGAGAAAACAGAGAATAATATTTCTTCAATTAATAGCAGCAATACATGTACAAATTATAACTTTATTGgaagagaattttttaaaattgtttctaATTGTCACTATATTACATCATGGGCAATTCACAAAGTGGAGGAACCAAGGAAAATGTTAATAGCTGCTAAAATAACACCAGTATTTACTAAAGAATCGATGATAGCACCAATAATAGAAAAACAA GTTGTTttggaagaaaatggaaaatgccAAACATTTATTTTGAACAAGTTATTAGATTTAGGTGATAATCATGTTAACAGTTTGGAGGAGTTTCAATTGTTGATAAGAAAAGTAGATAGTTGGCACGTGTGTGTAGGAGGTCCAAGTATCTCTCAATATAAGAATGTGAATAGTATTACCGCATACAAAGATATAACTAATAAATGGCGCCACAATCTATGTAAGTTAGTGTTAGAGAGGGGCATCATATGCAAGGAATGTTTAAAAGTAGAAAGGACACTAAGGAGGCAGTTAGGTGTACTTACTAAAAGTAAATGTCCTGCTAAAATAAACCTAACTTTATCGCTACCAATACGGACACATATCAAAGCTATGAAAGAAGAAGCACGTGTCACGAAACAAGCTTTAAGGAGATCTAAAATAAGGTGCCAAGCATTGAAAGACGAAATACGGAACGCAAGAAATGAGATTGCAAAAATTTCAGAAACTGGTTTAGAAGAGAGTTTAACCAAACATCAAGAAAAATATGGTATTCCTCATAATCAG GAACTAATAATTAAAGAATGTTTGCGTGCATCCAAATATAAGTCGCCTAAAGGCAATAGATACAATAATGAGTGGCTACTATTATGTttacttttatataaaaaaagtcCTACAACTTATAATTTTTTAcggaataataaaatattaccatTACCCGCTCACAGTACCGTTACAAAGTATGTACATGTCCATGATTGA
- the Ak2 gene encoding adenylate kinase 2, translating to MAPRTETVAKESSELPKEVPHRGINAVLLGPPGSGKGTQAPLFKQRYCVCHLSTGDMLRAEIDSGSALGREIKKVIDEGKLVSDDLVVNLIDHNLDKPECKRGFLLDGFPRSIPQAEKLDDMLKKRKTKLDAVIEFGIADSLLIKRITGRLIHPGSGRSYHEEFAPPKVPMKDDITGEPLIRRSDDNVEALKKRLGVYHTQTQPLIDYYALQGVHYYVNAAQSSTNVFKDIDRIFLRTIKQDEKKKTFFSRFF from the exons ATGGCACCGCGAACGGAAACAGTAGCAAAGGAAAGTTCAGAACTGCCGAAAGAAGTACCGCATAGAGGAATTAATGCGGTTTTATTGGGGCCACCTGGTAGTGGTAAGGGGACACAG GCTCCGCTGTTCAAGCAACGATATTGCGTATGTCACCTTTCCACCGGTGACATGCTTAGAGCAGAGATCGACTCTGGATCTGCTCTTGGACGAGAAATTAAAAAGGTAATAGATGAAGGTAAATTGGTTAGCGATGACCTTGTAGTTAACTTGATCGATCATAATTTGGACAAACCGGAATGCAAACGTGGTTTCTTACTGGATGGTTTCCCCAGAAGCATTCCTCAAGCTGAAAAA CTCGACGATATGCTAAAGAAGAGAAAAACTAAGCTGGACGCTGTGATAGAGTTCGGAATTGCCGATAGTTTGTTGATAAAGAGAATCACAGGTCGTCTGATACATCCTGGAAGCGGTAGATCGTATCACGAAGAATTTGCTCCTCCCAAAGTTCCTATGAAAGATGAC ATCACCGGGGAGCCATTGATCAGAAGATCCGACGACAATGTAGAAGCATTGAAGAAACGTTTAGGAGTATATCACACGCAAACTCAACCTTTAATCGATTACTATGCTTTGCAAGGAGTTCATTACTACGTTAACGCGGCTCAGTCAAGTACAAATGTTTTCAAAGATATCGATCGTATATTTTTACGAACTATCAAACAagatgaaaaaaagaaaacattttttagtcGATTCTTTTAA
- the LOC143218461 gene encoding mitochondrial intermediate peptidase, with amino-acid sequence MMNFWKKQFIKHVKHRGVNTWSPLATAFNSITKNKYGFELDSKKESGLFGIPELKTAQGFSILKHRAMSETDMLIEEATSPNRKRKMVEIFDDMSDTLCKVADLAEFIRIAHPEEQYVKAAEDACIFISGIVEKLNTHRNLYNALKQVVHNGDVQQDTSILDNHVAKLFLFDFEQCGIHLPEAERETVVRLNDYILQVGQKFMAGAGNPRAVDANILPPGAREHFAMKDNQIIVQGLYVDSSNNLIREAAYRVFLYPDKGQEYLLQELLNSRHDLARLCGFPSYAHRAVKGSTVETPEVVYDFLNILNDNLKFKAAQDFQQMQEMKDTESSSTKQKIMQWDTAYFTAKAKRSWLKMSSSEFTPYFSLGACMDGINILTQSLYGIRLESTAITPGEVWANNIQKITVIDENNSALGYIYCDFFEREGKPNQDCHFTIRGGRQLANGTYQTPIAVLMLSLPAPRWSNPCLLSPASVENLFHEMGHALHSMLGRTKYQHVTGTRCSTDFAEVPSILMEYFASDPRVVSTFARHFQTLEQIPNSLLEKLHASKNIFCASELQNQVCYSMLDQVYHSGKLEKASTTILKEIQGKYYGLPYVKNTAWHLRFSHLVGYGAKYYAYLISRAIASWIWQTYFQADPFNRAAGDRYRNECLSHGGGKPSSKLVSDFLDKEASANNFAKSLLNEIDMRTEQVKNVRDNVN; translated from the exons ATGATGAACTTTTGGAAGAAACAATTTATAAAGCATGTTAAACATAGAGGTGTCAATACATGGTCTCCGCTCGCAACAGCGTTTAACTCCATTACCAAAAATAAATATGGTTTCGAGTTAGACTCCAAGAAGGAGTCT GGTCTATTCGGAATACCCGAGTTAAAAACGGCACAAGGATTCAGTATTCTAAAGCATCGAGCTATGTCCGAAACGGATATGCTAATAGAAGAAGCTACGAGTCCAAACAGGAAACGtaagatggtagaaattttcGATGACATGTCCGACACGCTGTGCAAAGTTGCAGATTTGGCAGAGTTCATTAGAATCGCGCATCCGGAGGAACAATACGTGAAGGCTGCAGAAGACGCTTGTATATTTATTAGTGGTATAGTAGAAAA GTTGAATACTCATCGCAATCTGTACAATGCTTTAAAACAAGTTGTACATAACGGAGATGTTCAACAAGATACATCTATCCTGGACAACCATGTAGCCAAACTGTTTCTTTTCGATTTTGAACAGTGCGGCATACATTTGCCCGAAGCGGAGAGAGAAACGGTCGTACGATTAAACGACTATATATTACAA GTAGGTCAAAAGTTCATGGCAGGTGCGGGCAATCCACGAGCAGTGGATGCTAATATTCTTCCACCGGGCGCGAGGGAGCA TTTCGCGATGAAAGATAATCAAATAATAGTACAAGGGCTTTACGTAGACTCCTCTAACAACTTGATCAGAGAGGCTGCGTATCGTGTATTTTTATATCCGGATAAAGGACAGGAATATCTTCTGCAGGAACTTTTGAACTCTAGACACGACTTGGCTAGATTATGCGGATTTCCATCGTACGCTCATAG AGCTGTGAAGGGAAGTACGGTAGAAACGCCAGAAGTGGTATACGATTTTCTGAACATTTTAAATGATAATCTGAAGTTTAAAGCGGCGCAGGATTTCCAACAGATGCAAGAAATGAAAGACACAGAATCATCCAGTACAAAGCAG AAAATAATGCAGTGGGACACTGCTTATTTCACGGCGAAAGCGAAAAGGTCTTGGTTGAAAATGTCAAGCAGCGAATTCACTCCGTACTTTTCGCTTGGTGCTTGTATGGATGGAATAAACATTTTGACTCAATCGTTATATGGTATTCGGCTGGAGTCCACTGCGATCACGCCGGGTGAAGTTTGGGCAAATAATATACAAAAAATTACCGTAATCGATGAAAACAACTCAGCGTTGGGTTATATATATTGTGATTTCTTCGAGCGGGAAGGCAAACCTAATCAAGATTGCCATTTCACTATTAGAGGAGGAAGACAACTAGCCAATGGAACTTATCAA ACTCCTATAGCAGTGTTAATGTTATCACTGCCAGCACCTAGATGGTCCAATCCATGCTTATTAAGTCCCGCTTCTgtagaaaatttatttcatgaaATGGGCCATGCGTTACACTCCATGTTAGGCAGAACAAAATATCAACACGTAACTGGTACCAGATGTAGTACAGACTTTGCAGAAGTTCCAAGTATATTGATGGAATATTTTGCAAGCGATCCAAGA GTGGTTTCTACGTTCGCACGACATTTCCAAACTCtagaacaaataccaaattcCTTGTTAGAGAAGTTGCACGCCTCCAAGAACATATTCTGTGCTTCCGAGTTACAAAATCAAGTATGCTACAGTATGTTGGACCAAGTTTATCATAGCGGAAAGTTAGAGAAAGCATCCACTACGATTTTAAAAGAAATACAAGGGAAATACTACGGGCTTCCCTATGTTAAAAATACA GCATGGCACTTGAGATTTTCTCACTTAGTTGGATACGGTGCGAAATATTACGCTTACTTAATTTCCCGAGCGATTGCCTCGTGGATATGGCAAACTTATTTCCAAGCAGATCCTTTTAATCGCGCAGCAGGTGATCGATATCGAAACGAATGTTTATCACACGGAGGTGGGAAACCGTCGTCGAAATTAGTGTCGGATTTCCTAGATAAGGAAGCTAGTGCCAACAATTTTGCGAAATCTTTGCTCAATGAAATTGATATGAGAACGGAACAAGTGAAAAACGTCAGAGATAACGTAAACTAA
- the Cul4 gene encoding cullin 4 isoform X1 translates to MSRLGGTQVLASTAQVKRTAADHAALVNVGAAKRSKLSAVPVTGIDGIENMTDTAAATTDTQKRANFSALTVGNPNGVISPSLASVKTGTARKLVIKNFKNKPKLPENYQEQTWEKLQEAVIAIQTSKSIRYSLEELYQAVENMCNHKMASTLYTKLTGLTEAHVQANIEQFLAESMDRHIFLKKMNECWQSHCRQMIMIRSIFLYLDRTYVLQNPSILSIWDMGLHLFRVYIVLNNLVQTRTVEGLLMLIEKERQGDTVDRTLLKSLLRMLSDLQIYQDAFATKFLIATERLYAAEGQRLMNEHDVPEYLAHVDKRLQEENERLLHYLDASTKWSLIHTVEKQLLSEHITSILQKGLSGLLDENRISDLSLLYNLYSRVKNGLVELCLSFNSYIKKKGKTIVIDPEKDKTMVQELLDFKDKMDNIVNTCFHKNEKFANSLKEAFEAFINQRANKPAELIAKFVDCKLRAGNKEATEEELERLLDKIMVLFRFIHGKDVFEAFYKKDLAKRLLVGKSASVDAEKSMLSKLKQECGGGFTSKLEGMFKDMELSKDINIAFKQYAGNLQNELSASNLDLTVSILTMGYWPTYPVMEVTLPPEMVQYQDVFNKFYLGKHSGRKLQWQPTLGHCVLKAWFNQGNKEFQVSLFQALVLIMFNDSDNLSLEDIKAATNIEDGELRRTLQSLACGKARVLKKNPRGRDVADNDRFVFNADFTNKLFRIKINQIQMKETNEEQKATEERVYQDRQYQIDAAIVRIMKMRKTLTHNLLISELYNQLKFPVKPADLKKRIESLIDRDYMERDKDNANEYNYVA, encoded by the exons ATGTCTAGGCTCGGAGGGACTCAGGTTCTGGCCTCTACAGCACAGGTGAAGAGGACAGCCGCCGATCACGCAGCGCTGGTGAACGTCGGTGCTGCGAAACGCAGCAAGCTGTCCGCCGTTCCGGTCACGGGGATCGACGGGATCGAAAACATGACGGACACAGCCGCGGCCACGACAGACACGCAGAAGAGGGCTAATTTCTCGGCGTTGACCGTCGGGAACCCAAACGGAGTGATCTCGCCGAGTTTGGCAAGTGTGAAAACAGGCACTGCCAGAAAACTTGTCATCAAAAACTTTAAAA ATAAACCGAAATTACCGGAAAACTATCAGGAACAAACATGGGAGAAGCTACAAGAGGCTGTGATCGCCATACAAACCAGCAAAAGTATTCGTTATTCATTGGAAGAGCTATACCAAGCTGTTGAAAATATGTGTAATCACAAAATGGCATCTACGTTATATACCAAACTGACAGGGCTAACCGAGGCTCACGTTCAGGCTAATATAGAACAATTCTTGGCAGAATCCATGGACAGgcatatatttttgaaaaagatGAACGAATGTTGGCAGTCGCATTGTAGACAAATGATTATGATTAGGAGTATTTTTCTATATCTGGATAGAACATATGTATTACAAAATCCAAGTATTTTATCCATTTG GGATATGGGATTACATTTATTTAGAGTATATATCGTTCTAAATAATTTGGTTCAGACACGTACGGTAGAAGGATTACTTATGCTTATAGAGAAAGAACGCCAAGGTGACACAGTAGACAGAACGCTTCTTAAGTCGTTACTACGAATGTTATCAGATCTACAAATTTACCAAGATGCCTTTGCCACCAA ATTCCTGATAGCTACGGAGAGATTATATGCCGCAGAAGGACAAAGACTAATGAACGAACATGATGTCCCAGAGTACTTGGCACACGTAGACAAACGACTTCAGGAGGAAAATGAACGTTTGTTGCATTACCTTGATGCGTCCACAAA GTGGTCGTTAATTCATACCGTAGAAAAACAATTGTTGTCCGAGCATATTACCAGCATTTTACAAAAAGGATTAAGTGGTTTGTTGGATGAAAATAGGATTAGTGATTTATCTttactttataatttatatagtcGAGTTAAGAATGGCCTTGTAGAACTTTGTTTGAGTTTCAATTCTTATATAAAG AAAAAGGGTAAAACCATAGTTATAGATCCAGAAAAAGACAAGACTATGGTTCAAGAGCTTTTGGACTTTAAAGATAAAATGGATAACATAGTCAACACATGTTTTCACAAAAATGAGAAGTTTGCGAATAGTTTAAAGGAAGCTTTCGAAGCCTTCATCAATCAACGAGCAAATAAACCAGCCGAATTAATAG CCAAGTTTGTCGATTGCAAATTACGAGCGGGTAACAAAGAAGCGACCGAGGAAGAACTAGAAAGATTATTAGACAAAATTATGGTACTATTTAGATTTATACATGGAAAAGACGTATTCGAAGCGTTTTATAAGAAAGATTTGGCGAAACGTTTGTTAGTGGGCAAGTCAGCTTCCGTTGACGCTGAGAAGTCCATGCTGTCGAAATTGAAACAAGAGTGCGGAGGTGGTTTCACCAGTAAATTAGAAGGAATGTTTAAAGACATGGAACTCAGTAAAGATATCAACATTGCGTTTAAACAG TACGCAGGAAATTTACAAAACGAGTTGTCTGCGAGTAATTTGGATTTGACCGTGTCAATACTTACGATGGGTTATTGGCCAACTTATCCTGTAATGGAAGTAACGTTACCGCCAGAAATGGTTCAGTATCAAGATGTGTTTAACAAATTTTACTTGGGGAAACATAGCGGTAGAAAATTACAGTGGCAACCTACTCTGGGTCATTGTGTCCTAAAAGCGTGGTTTAATcag GGTAACAAAGAGTTTCAAGTATCGCTGTTTCAAGCATTGGTATTAATCATGTTCAATGATTCCGATAACCTGTCCCTGGAAGACATAAAGGCTGCGACAAATATAGAAGACGGCGAACTTAGAAGAACATTGCAATCTTTAGCTTGTGGAAAGGCTAGAGTGTTAAAAAAGAATCCGAGAGGAAGAGATGTCGCGGATAACGATAGATTTGTATTCAATGCAGATTTCACGAACAAACTGTtcagaattaaaataaatcaaatCCAAATGAAAGAAACG AACGAGGAACAGAAAGCTACGGAAGAACGAGTTTATCAGGATAGACAATATCAAATAGACGCAGCTATTGTTAGAATTATGAAAATGAGGAAAACACTTACACACAACTTGTTAATTAGTGAACTGTACAATCAATTAAAGTTCCCAGTgaag CCTGCTGATTTGAAAAAACGAATCGAATCTCTGATAGATAGGGATTACATGGAGCGGGATAAAGATAATGCGAATGAGTACAATTACGTTGCGTAA